In the genome of Myxococcus stipitatus, one region contains:
- the gluQRS gene encoding tRNA glutamyl-Q(34) synthetase GluQRS, with protein MSDFRGRFAPSPTGRMHLGNIRSALLGWLQARAAKGRFLLRIEDLDRARCKPQYVDDLMRDLRWLGLDWDETPLVQSQRDDVYREALSLLEREGLVYPCFCTRAEIARAASAPHGLSEEGPRYPGTCAHLTRDQQAERAKTRPPAWRFRARPGEVRFVDALMGPYAQDVEAAVGDFVVRRNDGVASYQLAVVVDDAATHITHVLRGDDLLSSTPRQLQLYEALGARAPDFLHVPLVMGEDGKRLAKREGAFALAELRERGLEPERVLGLLAAWSGLGDGTPRTLEALVKSFSVEALPRSPVVAREAQLIEALGLR; from the coding sequence ATGAGCGACTTTCGCGGGCGCTTCGCCCCCAGCCCCACCGGGCGCATGCACCTGGGCAACATCCGCAGCGCGCTGCTCGGCTGGCTCCAGGCCCGCGCCGCGAAGGGCCGCTTCCTCCTGCGCATCGAGGACCTGGACCGCGCGCGCTGCAAGCCCCAGTACGTCGACGACCTGATGCGCGACTTGCGCTGGCTCGGGCTCGACTGGGATGAGACGCCGCTCGTCCAGAGCCAGCGCGACGACGTCTACCGCGAGGCGCTCTCCCTGCTGGAGCGCGAGGGGCTGGTCTATCCGTGCTTCTGCACCCGCGCGGAGATTGCCCGCGCCGCCAGCGCGCCGCATGGACTCTCCGAGGAAGGGCCTCGCTACCCCGGCACCTGCGCGCACCTCACGCGCGACCAGCAGGCCGAGCGCGCGAAGACGCGGCCCCCGGCCTGGCGCTTCCGCGCGCGCCCCGGCGAGGTCCGCTTCGTCGATGCGCTGATGGGCCCCTACGCCCAGGACGTCGAGGCCGCGGTGGGCGACTTCGTGGTGCGCCGCAATGACGGCGTCGCTAGCTACCAGCTCGCCGTCGTCGTGGATGACGCCGCCACGCACATCACCCACGTGCTGCGGGGCGATGACCTGCTCTCCTCCACGCCGCGTCAGCTCCAGCTCTACGAGGCCCTCGGCGCCAGGGCGCCCGACTTCCTCCACGTCCCCCTGGTGATGGGGGAGGACGGCAAGCGCCTGGCCAAGCGCGAGGGGGCCTTCGCGCTCGCGGAGCTGCGTGAGCGGGGGCTCGAGCCCGAGCGCGTGCTGGGCCTGCTCGCCGCCTGGAGCGGGCTGGGAGATGGGACACCTCGGACGCTCGAGGCGCTGGTGAAGTCCTTCTCGGTGGAGGCGCTGCCCCGCTCGCCCGTCGTGGCGCGCGAGGCACAGCTCATCGAAGCACTCGGCCTGCGGTGA
- a CDS encoding metallophosphoesterase — translation MRFIHCSDVHITDDYFALPLRRLGWRRWVALVELTVGGRAKRYARAPHALSSIAREVEHHAADHFILSGDLTAYALDSEFRGARAALGALAEDPRRCTIIPGNHDVFTPGSHQKGRFARHFGHLLHSDLPEYRGEGAFPFVRLVGTEAAVVGLLSARVPFTPGLSYGVIGDAQLGALAALLKDPRLEGRAVLVVVHHAPLTRQGDADHWHHGLRDAEALLKLLPGPRHAVLHGHIHQRYHHPATVDRPHIFGAGSSTEEGREGYWLIEVAQGRVIGGEMRTPRG, via the coding sequence ATGCGCTTCATCCACTGCTCCGACGTCCACATCACCGACGACTACTTCGCGCTGCCCCTCCGGAGGCTGGGCTGGCGGCGCTGGGTGGCCCTGGTCGAGCTCACGGTGGGAGGCCGCGCGAAGAGATACGCGCGCGCGCCCCACGCGCTCTCCTCCATCGCGCGCGAAGTCGAGCACCACGCCGCCGACCACTTCATCCTCTCCGGAGACCTCACCGCCTACGCGCTCGACAGCGAGTTCCGGGGCGCGCGCGCGGCCCTGGGCGCCTTGGCGGAGGACCCGCGCCGCTGCACCATCATCCCCGGCAACCACGACGTCTTCACGCCGGGCAGCCACCAGAAGGGCCGCTTCGCGCGCCACTTCGGTCATCTGCTGCACAGTGACCTTCCGGAGTATCGCGGCGAGGGCGCGTTTCCCTTCGTGCGACTGGTCGGCACCGAGGCCGCCGTGGTGGGGCTGTTGTCCGCGCGTGTCCCATTCACCCCGGGGCTTTCGTACGGTGTCATCGGCGACGCGCAGCTGGGCGCGCTCGCCGCGCTGCTGAAGGACCCGAGGTTGGAGGGGCGCGCGGTGCTCGTCGTGGTGCACCACGCGCCGCTGACGCGCCAGGGAGACGCGGACCATTGGCACCACGGACTGCGTGACGCGGAGGCGCTGCTCAAGCTGTTGCCAGGGCCTCGCCACGCGGTGCTGCATGGCCACATCCACCAGCGCTATCACCACCCGGCCACCGTGGATCGCCCGCACATCTTCGGCGCGGGCTCCTCCACCGAGGAGGGCCGGGAGGGCTACTGGCTCATCGAGGTGGCCCAGGGCCGGGTCATCGGTGGCGAGATGCGGACGCCCCGCGGGTGA
- the rlmN gene encoding 23S rRNA (adenine(2503)-C(2))-methyltransferase RlmN: MPSSDTPTNLYDLTRPALGALLSDWGFRPHHRDVLWTGLYRQQARAIEELEGLRPELKDRLRAHTRLGHLTTHHEAFSSDGYTHKLLLKLEDGQTIETVLMRFKGRATVCISTQAGCAMGCVFCATGQMGLSRHLTPGEIVGQILHVRRILRESGESLRNIVLMGMGEPLHNYDNTMAAVDVLVDPLGLAMAPRFITLSTVGVVPGIRRLADEERPVQLAVSLHGATDEERAALVPAGRRWPLAELMDACRYYIARRKRRIFFEWTLIEGRNDTPEHANTLGALLAGMDAHVNVIPLNPTVGYDGGPSQPASVRAFQDTLMAHGIPSTVRQRRGIDIDAGCGQLKSSVERRSRRSLPTSP; the protein is encoded by the coding sequence ATGCCGTCCTCCGACACGCCCACCAACCTCTACGACCTGACGCGGCCCGCGCTCGGCGCGCTGCTGTCCGACTGGGGCTTCCGGCCCCACCACCGCGACGTGCTGTGGACGGGGCTGTACCGCCAGCAGGCGCGCGCAATCGAGGAGCTGGAGGGCCTGCGCCCGGAGCTGAAGGACCGGCTGCGCGCGCACACCCGGCTGGGACACCTGACGACCCACCACGAGGCCTTCAGCTCGGACGGCTACACGCACAAGCTCCTCTTGAAGCTGGAGGACGGCCAGACGATTGAAACCGTCCTCATGCGCTTCAAGGGCCGCGCGACGGTGTGCATCAGCACCCAGGCCGGCTGCGCCATGGGCTGCGTCTTCTGCGCCACGGGACAGATGGGACTGTCACGGCACCTGACGCCGGGAGAGATTGTCGGGCAGATTCTCCATGTACGGCGCATCCTTCGCGAGTCCGGCGAGTCGCTGCGCAACATCGTCCTCATGGGGATGGGCGAGCCGCTCCACAACTACGACAACACGATGGCGGCCGTGGATGTCCTGGTCGACCCATTGGGCCTGGCGATGGCGCCGCGCTTCATCACGCTGAGCACCGTGGGCGTGGTGCCCGGCATCCGCCGTCTGGCGGACGAGGAGCGCCCGGTGCAGCTGGCCGTCAGCCTCCACGGCGCCACGGACGAGGAGCGCGCGGCGCTGGTCCCCGCCGGACGGCGCTGGCCCCTGGCGGAGCTGATGGACGCGTGCCGCTACTACATCGCCCGACGCAAGCGCCGCATCTTCTTCGAGTGGACGCTCATCGAAGGGCGCAACGACACGCCTGAACACGCGAACACGTTGGGCGCGCTGCTCGCCGGCATGGACGCTCACGTGAACGTGATTCCCCTCAATCCCACGGTGGGTTACGACGGTGGCCCCAGCCAGCCCGCGTCGGTGCGCGCCTTCCAGGACACGCTGATGGCACACGGCATCCCCAGCACCGTGCGTCAACGCCGCGGCATCGACATTGACGCGGGCTGCGGTCAGCTCAAGTCCTCGGTGGAGCGGCGCTCGCGTCGTTCACTTCCCACCAGCCCGTGA
- a CDS encoding glutamate-cysteine ligase family protein: MGLAIHQEVFLPEEYERFSRRLDESLEALRELLARPGFGEGAATIGAELELFLVDAHGSPLPVNRQVLARTVDPRVTLEMDRFNLELNPRPGPLAGRPFHALQEELEDSLREVRRAARTQGARVAVVGILPTLREEDLGREALTAQPRYRALSAAIRERRAAPFQVAISGEEDSLALTWDDVTLEGANTSFQMHLRVAPRDFARLYNAAQLATAPVLAVCGNSPLLLGHTLWDETRVALFRQAVDDRAEPGVGGFCAPARVSFGHGWVREGAYELFAESVALHPPLLPVMGHESPLERVADGGLPSLDELRLHQGTVWTWNRAIYDPRDSGHLRIEMRALPAGPTVVDMVANGAFLLGLTLGLGERMDALLPALPFAHAAGNFLRAARRGLDAELSWPGESMPSPRVVPVVELVRRLLPVARRGLLLSGVEAEEVDRMLDIIARRVDTGRTGARWQRRVLARLEARMPRRDTLAAMLERYLQHAESGEPVHTWPED; encoded by the coding sequence ATGGGGCTCGCCATCCATCAGGAGGTGTTCCTCCCGGAGGAGTATGAGCGCTTCTCGCGCCGGCTCGACGAGAGCCTGGAGGCACTGCGGGAGCTGCTGGCGAGGCCGGGCTTTGGAGAAGGCGCGGCGACTATCGGCGCGGAGCTGGAGCTGTTCCTCGTCGACGCGCACGGCTCTCCGCTGCCGGTGAACCGACAGGTGCTGGCGCGCACGGTGGACCCGCGCGTCACGCTGGAGATGGACCGCTTCAACCTGGAGCTGAACCCTCGACCCGGGCCGCTCGCGGGGCGTCCGTTTCACGCGCTCCAGGAGGAGCTGGAGGACTCGCTGCGCGAGGTGCGGCGCGCGGCGAGGACGCAGGGCGCGCGGGTGGCGGTGGTGGGCATCCTCCCGACGTTGCGCGAGGAGGACCTCGGGCGGGAGGCGCTGACGGCGCAGCCACGCTACCGTGCGTTGTCCGCGGCCATCCGAGAGCGGCGCGCCGCGCCCTTCCAGGTGGCCATCTCCGGCGAAGAGGACTCCCTGGCGCTCACGTGGGATGACGTGACGCTGGAGGGCGCGAACACGTCGTTCCAGATGCACCTGCGCGTGGCGCCTCGCGACTTCGCCCGGCTGTACAACGCCGCGCAGCTCGCCACCGCGCCGGTGCTGGCCGTGTGCGGCAACTCCCCGCTGCTGCTGGGGCACACGCTCTGGGACGAGACACGCGTGGCGCTCTTCCGGCAGGCGGTGGATGACCGCGCGGAGCCGGGGGTGGGCGGCTTCTGTGCTCCCGCGCGAGTGTCGTTCGGCCACGGCTGGGTGCGTGAGGGCGCGTACGAGCTGTTCGCGGAGTCGGTCGCGCTGCATCCACCGCTGCTCCCGGTGATGGGGCATGAGTCTCCGCTGGAGCGCGTGGCCGACGGCGGGCTGCCGAGCCTGGACGAGCTGCGGCTGCACCAGGGCACGGTGTGGACGTGGAACCGCGCCATCTACGACCCGCGAGACTCGGGCCACCTGCGCATCGAGATGCGCGCACTGCCCGCGGGCCCCACGGTGGTGGACATGGTGGCCAACGGGGCGTTCCTGTTGGGGCTGACGCTCGGGTTGGGCGAGCGCATGGACGCGTTGCTCCCCGCGCTGCCGTTCGCGCATGCCGCGGGCAACTTCCTGCGCGCCGCGCGCCGAGGGCTGGACGCGGAGCTCTCCTGGCCCGGCGAGTCCATGCCGAGTCCGCGCGTGGTGCCGGTGGTGGAGCTGGTGCGGAGGCTCCTGCCCGTGGCGCGGCGGGGCCTGTTGCTGTCGGGGGTCGAGGCGGAGGAGGTGGACCGGATGCTCGACATCATCGCGCGGCGCGTGGACACGGGGCGCACGGGGGCGCGCTGGCAGCGGCGGGTGCTCGCGCGGCTGGAGGCTCGGATGCCCCGTCGGGACACGCTGGCGGCGATGCTGGAGCGCTACCTCCAGCACGCGGAGTCGGGCGAGCCCGTCCACACGTGGCCGGAGGACTGA
- a CDS encoding LytR/AlgR family response regulator transcription factor, which translates to MSTTLRVLIADDELLARKRLSRLLSALPDVEVCGEAADGEAVLAAVRAGGVDVVLLDIHMPGLSGLDALALLPQGRPHVVLCTAHAEHAVEAFEHGAMDYVLKPVEPARLQKALERVRARMEPGARPREVAVPAEKPVASAAAPRALARLPIPTRQGIVLVDPETISHAALDDELVTVFTAQGEFLTDFTLNELAEKLPSELFHRVHRRALLNLRQVSRLEPLETGGYLARTARGHAVEVSRQSARELRRMLGLRRGAEDEG; encoded by the coding sequence GTGAGCACAACCCTGCGGGTCCTCATCGCCGATGATGAACTGCTCGCGCGCAAGCGCCTGTCGCGCCTCTTGAGCGCCCTGCCGGACGTGGAGGTGTGCGGCGAGGCGGCGGATGGAGAAGCGGTGCTCGCCGCGGTGCGCGCGGGCGGCGTGGACGTGGTGCTCCTGGACATCCACATGCCGGGCTTGAGCGGCCTGGATGCGCTGGCGCTGCTGCCGCAAGGCCGTCCGCACGTGGTGCTCTGCACCGCGCACGCGGAGCACGCCGTGGAGGCCTTCGAGCATGGCGCCATGGACTACGTGCTCAAGCCCGTGGAGCCCGCACGACTCCAGAAGGCCCTGGAGCGCGTGCGCGCGCGGATGGAGCCAGGAGCTCGGCCCCGGGAGGTGGCGGTGCCCGCGGAGAAGCCCGTCGCCTCGGCCGCGGCCCCGCGCGCGCTGGCGAGGCTGCCCATCCCCACGCGACAGGGCATCGTCCTGGTGGACCCGGAGACCATCTCCCACGCGGCGCTGGATGACGAGCTGGTGACGGTGTTCACCGCGCAGGGCGAGTTCCTCACCGACTTCACCCTCAACGAGCTGGCGGAGAAGCTCCCCTCGGAGCTCTTCCACCGCGTCCATCGGCGGGCGCTGCTCAACCTGCGGCAGGTCTCTCGGCTGGAGCCCTTGGAGACGGGCGGCTACCTGGCTCGCACGGCGCGGGGCCACGCGGTGGAGGTCAGCCGCCAGTCCGCGCGGGAGCTGCGGCGGATGCTGGGCCTGCGTCGCGGCGCCGAGGATGAGGGCTGA
- a CDS encoding sensor histidine kinase has translation MSEKTEGSIVRATLRALAEPRRLVPILLVSAPLVAAQSSFSAEPLAPYLGVLMCLLFVGVAPVSYRVLFPEGLDLSHGGVRVLMYGTLGTGVVLTSGFVVPKLLDMGPTFLTQPTNLMVCNALFLVGGWGLGRDIGFEETLTRERARAARFELEAEQAQLLALRSHLDPHFLFNTLNAIAEWCREDGAVAEAAVLRLSTMLRTVLAGVRKATWPLAEELALMRTLFDLHLLRDPDLFQLTLDIQPGAEDLPVPPLVLLPLAENAVKHGPAAGHRGQLTLGVHVREGLVEVAVENPGASKGPREGSAGLPTVERRLALAYGSGARLALQSAEGRTRVTVTLPRSGPLSGVVT, from the coding sequence ATGTCGGAGAAGACAGAAGGGTCCATCGTCCGCGCCACCCTGAGGGCCCTCGCGGAGCCTCGGCGGTTGGTGCCCATCCTCCTGGTCTCCGCGCCGCTGGTGGCCGCGCAGTCGAGCTTCAGCGCGGAGCCGCTCGCGCCCTACCTGGGCGTGTTGATGTGCCTGCTCTTCGTCGGGGTGGCCCCCGTCTCCTACCGGGTCCTCTTCCCGGAGGGCCTGGACCTGAGCCACGGCGGCGTGCGCGTGTTGATGTACGGCACCCTGGGCACCGGCGTGGTGCTCACCTCCGGCTTCGTGGTGCCCAAGCTCCTGGACATGGGGCCCACCTTCCTCACCCAGCCCACCAACCTGATGGTGTGCAACGCCCTGTTCCTCGTCGGAGGCTGGGGCCTGGGGCGGGACATCGGCTTCGAGGAGACGCTGACGCGCGAGCGGGCCCGCGCGGCGCGCTTCGAGCTGGAGGCGGAGCAGGCGCAGCTGCTCGCGCTGCGCAGCCACCTGGACCCGCACTTCCTCTTCAACACCCTCAACGCCATCGCCGAGTGGTGCCGCGAGGACGGCGCCGTCGCCGAAGCCGCCGTGCTGCGCCTGTCCACGATGCTGCGCACGGTGCTCGCGGGCGTGCGCAAGGCCACCTGGCCCCTGGCGGAAGAGCTGGCGCTGATGCGCACCCTCTTCGACCTGCACCTCTTGCGAGACCCGGACCTGTTCCAGCTCACGCTCGACATCCAGCCCGGCGCGGAGGACCTGCCCGTCCCGCCGCTGGTGCTCCTGCCGCTGGCGGAGAACGCCGTGAAGCACGGCCCCGCCGCGGGCCACCGGGGCCAGCTGACGCTGGGCGTGCACGTGCGCGAGGGGCTCGTGGAGGTGGCCGTCGAGAACCCGGGGGCCTCCAAGGGGCCTCGCGAGGGAAGCGCGGGCCTGCCCACCGTGGAGCGCCGCCTGGCGCTGGCCTACGGTAGCGGAGCCCGCCTCGCGCTCCAGAGCGCCGAGGGCCGCACCCGCGTCACCGTCACCCTGCCCCGCTCGGGCCCCCTGTCCGGAGTCGTCACGTGA
- the hemG gene encoding protoporphyrinogen oxidase — MTVAVVGGGISGLVVAWRLRSRGKAAVVLETTSRLGGAVGTRAKQGFLLETGPNSFLDREPATRELAGALNLEHKIRAADAAAKRRYVYTRGQLRAVPASPPAFLGSDILPWSAKLRVMGELFTGRAAPGVDESLADFGRRHLGATATRVLLDAVQTGIFAGDVERLSVGATFPPLVKLEHEHRSLILGAIRSQRAQRKALPSGASAAPRLSGALSTFEGGLQTLIDALSASLGDDARVGATVEGLTRVGDGWRLAVREQGQRSELDASHVVLSAPAYVTQKLLQPLDAELAARVGGIEYAPIAVVQLGFDVGTTPAPDGFGFLVPPTEGRRLLGSIHASTVFPFRVEPGRVLYTCMVGGAKRPDLVGLDEPALVALAREELKALAGVTATPSLTEVFRWPLGIPQYNVGHLARMAAVDQALTRWPGLSLTGNAYKGVGLNDCIRNGLQLADALVATGG, encoded by the coding sequence ATGACTGTCGCCGTCGTAGGAGGTGGGATTTCAGGTCTGGTCGTCGCCTGGCGATTGCGCTCGCGGGGCAAGGCCGCCGTTGTCCTGGAGACAACATCCCGGCTCGGCGGTGCGGTGGGGACTCGCGCGAAACAAGGTTTCCTCCTTGAAACAGGTCCCAACAGCTTCCTGGACCGGGAGCCCGCGACCCGCGAGCTGGCCGGCGCGCTGAATCTGGAACACAAGATTCGCGCGGCGGATGCGGCGGCGAAGCGGCGATATGTCTACACGCGAGGACAGCTGCGCGCGGTGCCCGCATCGCCTCCCGCGTTCCTGGGCTCGGACATCCTGCCGTGGAGCGCGAAGCTGCGGGTCATGGGTGAGCTCTTCACCGGCCGCGCCGCGCCGGGCGTGGATGAGTCACTCGCGGACTTCGGCCGCAGACATCTGGGAGCCACCGCGACGCGCGTGCTGCTGGACGCGGTGCAGACAGGCATCTTCGCCGGAGACGTGGAGCGCTTGAGCGTGGGCGCCACCTTCCCGCCGCTGGTGAAGCTGGAGCACGAGCACCGCAGCCTCATCCTCGGCGCCATCCGGTCGCAGCGGGCCCAGCGCAAGGCCCTGCCCTCGGGAGCGTCCGCCGCGCCCAGGCTGAGCGGCGCGCTCAGCACCTTCGAGGGCGGCCTGCAGACCCTCATCGACGCGCTGAGCGCCTCGCTGGGAGACGACGCGCGCGTGGGCGCCACGGTGGAGGGACTCACTCGCGTGGGTGACGGGTGGCGGCTCGCGGTGCGCGAGCAGGGACAGCGCTCCGAGCTGGACGCGTCACACGTGGTGCTGTCCGCGCCCGCCTACGTGACGCAGAAGCTCTTGCAGCCGCTGGACGCGGAGCTGGCGGCGCGCGTGGGGGGCATCGAGTACGCGCCCATCGCCGTGGTGCAGCTGGGCTTCGACGTGGGCACGACGCCCGCGCCGGATGGCTTCGGGTTCCTGGTGCCTCCCACGGAGGGACGGCGCCTGCTCGGCTCCATCCACGCGTCCACCGTGTTCCCCTTCCGCGTGGAGCCGGGCCGCGTGCTGTACACGTGCATGGTGGGCGGCGCGAAGCGGCCGGACCTCGTGGGCCTGGATGAGCCGGCGCTCGTGGCCCTGGCGCGCGAGGAGCTGAAGGCGCTCGCGGGGGTGACGGCCACGCCGTCGCTCACGGAGGTCTTCCGGTGGCCCCTGGGCATCCCCCAGTACAACGTGGGGCATCTGGCGCGGATGGCCGCCGTCGACCAGGCGCTCACCCGCTGGCCCGGGCTCTCCCTCACGGGCAACGCCTACAAGGGCGTGGGCCTCAACGACTGCATCCGAAACGGGCTCCAGCTCGCGGACGCACTCGTCGCCACCGGGGGGTGA
- a CDS encoding SDR family oxidoreductase, which produces MKYMRYVITGASRGIGFEFVHQLLERGDIVDAGVRSEEGLRRLEPLRRASRGRLRLHPLDVAEERSVRGFASKVLEEPVDVLINNAGVPGLWCTLADVDYVDMLRTFAINALGPLRVTSALLPGLLRGGPRKVAHVTSRMGSLASNNEGGAYAYRMSKVALNMGVRNLSNDLRGHGILSVLLHPGWVKTDMGGPDAPLPPRESVRGMLNIIDGLRAEHSGRFFDYQGEEVPW; this is translated from the coding sequence ATGAAGTACATGCGCTACGTCATCACCGGAGCGAGCAGGGGCATTGGGTTTGAATTTGTCCACCAGCTCCTCGAGCGCGGCGACATCGTCGACGCCGGGGTGCGTTCGGAGGAGGGACTGCGACGGTTGGAGCCACTCCGGCGCGCGAGCCGCGGGCGCTTGCGGCTTCACCCGCTCGACGTGGCGGAGGAGCGAAGCGTCAGGGGCTTCGCCTCCAAGGTGTTGGAGGAGCCGGTGGACGTGCTCATCAACAACGCGGGAGTCCCGGGCCTGTGGTGCACGCTGGCGGACGTGGACTACGTGGACATGCTGCGCACCTTCGCCATCAACGCGCTGGGCCCGCTGCGAGTCACCAGCGCGCTGCTGCCGGGCCTGCTGCGGGGCGGCCCGCGCAAGGTGGCGCACGTCACCTCGCGCATGGGCTCGCTCGCCTCGAACAACGAGGGCGGCGCGTATGCCTACCGCATGTCCAAGGTCGCGCTGAACATGGGCGTGCGCAACCTGTCCAATGACTTGCGGGGCCACGGCATCCTCTCCGTGCTGCTCCACCCCGGTTGGGTGAAGACGGACATGGGCGGGCCGGATGCACCGCTGCCGCCGCGCGAGTCGGTGCGCGGCATGCTGAACATCATCGACGGTCTGCGCGCCGAGCACAGCGGCCGCTTCTTCGACTACCAGGGCGAGGAGGTGCCCTGGTAG
- the pdxH gene encoding pyridoxamine 5'-phosphate oxidase — protein MLIPPDPIQRFADVFERARQAIPVDPNAVVVATVDADGRPSARVVLLKDFDRRGFVFFTNHESRKGRALLGQPFAALCFYWQPLDEQVRVEGRVEVVSPQEADAYFHSRARGSQVGAWASLQSRPLGSREELENRVEEVEKRYAGGEVPRPPHWSGFRVVPDRIEFWHARPSRLHDRHVYLRDGEGWRAQMLYP, from the coding sequence GTGCTGATACCTCCCGACCCCATCCAGCGATTCGCGGACGTCTTCGAGCGCGCCCGCCAGGCCATTCCCGTGGACCCCAACGCGGTGGTGGTCGCCACCGTGGACGCCGACGGACGTCCCAGCGCACGCGTGGTGCTGCTCAAGGACTTCGACCGGCGCGGGTTCGTCTTCTTCACCAACCACGAGAGCCGCAAGGGCCGCGCGCTCTTGGGCCAGCCCTTCGCCGCGCTGTGCTTCTACTGGCAGCCCCTGGACGAGCAGGTGCGCGTGGAGGGCCGCGTGGAGGTGGTATCTCCGCAAGAGGCGGACGCGTACTTCCACAGCCGCGCGCGCGGCAGCCAGGTGGGCGCGTGGGCCAGCCTCCAGAGCCGGCCCCTGGGCTCGCGCGAGGAGCTGGAGAACCGCGTGGAGGAAGTGGAGAAGCGCTACGCGGGAGGCGAGGTCCCCCGGCCTCCTCACTGGTCCGGCTTCCGCGTGGTGCCGGACCGCATCGAGTTCTGGCACGCCCGCCCCAGCCGCCTGCACGACCGCCACGTCTATCTGCGCGACGGCGAGGGCTGGCGCGCGCAGATGCTCTATCCCTGA
- the glgA gene encoding glycogen synthase GlgA — MKILFISSEVAPFSKSGGLGDVAGALPAALAALGHDVKVVTPRYRDLRDAGRLSPTGQVLHLHFPFGEVGGPILSARLAERLEVLFLENEFFFGNRNGLYGDAWGEFGDNARRFAYLSVGALQAAQRLGFVPDIVHANDWQTGLAPLALRRGFQATQLADAKSVFTIHNLAYQGHFNKAVMEDLGLPWDLFTADEGLEFHDSVNFMKAGLVFADALTTVSPTYAREIQTPEQGYGLDGLLRHRAHRLHGILNGIDVHEWNPATDPHLPARYGPRELGGKSVCKRVLLEHFGLPPGDAPVFAIVSRLAWQKGTDLLLEVLPTALQADIRFVGVGSGEPELEDGLRALQARYPKQVGVHVGFDARLSHLVEAGADFFLMPSRYEPCGLNQMYSLRYGTVPIVRATGGLVDTVEGGLGGNGLVFEAFHRAALLAAFRRALALYADPPRLVDFQRRGMDKDFSWDVSARRYEAVYTGLTAE, encoded by the coding sequence ATGAAGATTCTCTTCATCTCCTCGGAGGTGGCCCCGTTCTCCAAGTCGGGAGGGCTGGGGGACGTGGCGGGTGCACTGCCGGCCGCGCTGGCGGCGCTGGGCCATGACGTCAAGGTCGTCACCCCGCGCTACCGCGACCTGAGGGACGCCGGACGCCTGTCGCCCACGGGCCAGGTGCTCCACCTGCACTTCCCCTTCGGCGAGGTGGGCGGCCCCATCCTCTCCGCCCGGCTGGCGGAGCGGCTGGAGGTCCTCTTCCTGGAGAACGAGTTCTTCTTCGGCAACAGGAATGGCCTGTACGGCGACGCCTGGGGCGAGTTCGGCGACAACGCCCGGCGCTTCGCCTACCTGTCCGTCGGCGCGCTGCAGGCCGCGCAGCGCCTGGGCTTCGTGCCCGATATCGTCCACGCGAACGACTGGCAGACGGGGCTTGCGCCCCTGGCGCTGCGGCGCGGCTTCCAGGCCACGCAGCTGGCGGACGCGAAGAGTGTCTTCACCATCCACAACCTCGCTTACCAGGGCCACTTCAACAAGGCGGTGATGGAGGACCTGGGGCTGCCCTGGGACTTGTTCACCGCGGACGAGGGCCTGGAGTTCCACGACTCGGTGAACTTCATGAAGGCGGGCCTCGTCTTCGCCGACGCGCTGACCACCGTGTCCCCCACGTACGCGCGTGAAATCCAGACGCCCGAGCAGGGCTACGGCCTGGACGGCCTGCTGCGTCACCGCGCGCACCGGCTGCACGGCATCCTCAACGGCATCGACGTGCACGAGTGGAACCCGGCCACGGACCCGCACCTGCCCGCGCGCTACGGGCCTCGGGAGCTGGGGGGCAAGTCGGTCTGCAAGCGCGTGCTGCTGGAGCACTTCGGCCTGCCGCCCGGAGACGCGCCGGTGTTCGCCATCGTCAGCCGGCTGGCGTGGCAGAAGGGCACGGACCTGCTCCTGGAGGTGCTGCCCACGGCGCTCCAGGCGGACATCCGCTTCGTGGGCGTGGGCAGCGGCGAGCCCGAGCTGGAGGACGGCCTTCGCGCGCTGCAGGCCCGCTACCCCAAGCAGGTCGGCGTGCACGTGGGGTTCGACGCCCGGCTGTCCCACCTGGTGGAGGCCGGCGCGGACTTCTTCCTCATGCCCAGCCGGTATGAGCCGTGTGGTCTCAACCAGATGTACTCGCTGCGCTACGGCACGGTGCCCATCGTCCGGGCCACCGGAGGGCTGGTGGACACCGTGGAGGGGGGGCTGGGGGGCAACGGGCTCGTCTTCGAGGCCTTCCACCGGGCCGCGCTCCTGGCCGCCTTCCGCCGGGCCCTGGCCCTCTACGCGGACCCGCCCCGACTCGTGGATTTCCAGAGACGCGGGATGGACAAGGACTTCTCCTGGGATGTCTCCGCGCGCCGCTACGAGGCTGTCTACACGGGACTGACCGCTGAATAG